Sequence from the bacterium genome:
GACCGCCCGGGCGCAGAAAATTGAAGACGAGTTGGAGGCGGTGTTGCAGACCGCCCCACCCGACTCCGAGCTCACGGTGCTGGTGCGACCGTCCCTGGCGGTGGATGTCCTAGGCCTGGAAAACCAGCTCCGCGCCGGCCGGGCCTCCCGCGCCGAGCGTCACGGACGTATGCTGCGCGCCCTCAAGCAGAAAAGCGAGGCCTCCCAGGCCACGCTGCTTGGGCACCTGTCCCAGACCAAGCGTAAAGCCGGACCAATCCGCGAATACCAATCTTTCTGGATCACCAACCTGGTGGTGGTGCACGCCACGCCCGAGGGTGTGCGCCAGTTGGCCTCGCGTGCGGATGTGGGCCAGGTGCTGGCCAGCCGTAAAGTCTCCCTCGAGGAAAAGAAAAAGGAAGTCTCTACCACAGTGCAGGCGGATGCCAGCCTGGCCGCCTCCTCCGCGGTGTCTCTGTCCGCAGCCAAGTCTTTCAACTGGGCCCTGACCCGCCTTAAGGTGCGCGAGCTGTGGAAACGCGGGATAACGGGACGGGGAATGCTGGTCGGGATAATCGACTCGGGAGTGGACGGCAACCACCCGGCGCTCAAGAACAAGTGGCGCGGGGCCAACGGGGCCACCTCGGTCGAGAGTTGGTACGACCCGGTCACCGGCAGCACTTTCCCCATCGACGACCTCGGCATCACCCACGGCACCGGGGTGATGGGCTGTATCCTGGGCCAGGACGGGGCCGATACGCTGGGCATGGCCCCGGACGCCCAGTGGATCGCGGCCAAGGCTTTCGACAGCAACGGCAGCCCGACCAACGAAAGAATCCTCTCCTCGTTCCAGTGGATGGCCGACCCGGACAGCGACCCGGCCACTATCGACGATGTCCCGGATATCCTCAACCTCTCTTTCGCGGATGACGACACCCACGGCTGCGAGCAGTGGATGTGGGAGCCGATCCGCAACCTGACCGCCCTGGGAGTGACCGTGTTCATCGCCACAGGCAACGTGGGCGCGCGTGTCGGCTCGCCGGGCAGTAACCCCGAGTTCTTCGCGATCGGTCCCATCGACAGCCTGGACCAGCGCCCCTATTACGCCCTGATCGGGCCCTCGCTCTGCGACGGTAAAACTATCAAGCCGGACGTGATGGCGCCCGGCCACCAGGTGCTGACCACCCGCGGCTCGGTGGGAGGGGGCGGCTACACCACGATGAACGGCTCCTCGTTCGCCTCGCCGCTGGTGGCCGGGCTGGGTGCGCTGCTCCGTCAGTACAACCCCGAGCTCACCCCGGGCGAGGTCACCGCGGCGATCCGTAACAGCGCCGATGACGACACCCACACCGCCGGGCCGGACAACTACTACGGCTACGGGATCGTCAACGCCCCGGCCGCCCTGGGCAAGCTGACTGTCCCGCTCAAACCCTCGTTTGCCATCCTGGCGCTCAATGTGAGCGCGGGCGGAGACTCCCGGATCGACCCCGGCGAGCAGGCCAGCCTCTGGCTCACTGTCATAAACAACGGCGCCGCGGCTTCGAGTGTCTCGGCCAGCCTGCTCTCCTCCAGCCCGGATGTGAGTTTTACCAGCGCCACGGCCTCTTTCGGCGCCATGACCACCGGCCAGAGCCGCGATAACCAGTCTCAGCCGTTCGGTCTCGCTTTCGGCGTGCATATCCCGCGCGGGGTGCTGCGCACCTTCAAGCTGGTCCTGACCGCCGGGGCCGTGCGCGACACGGTGAGTTTCGCCCTGGCCGTGGGCGGCGAGCCGGAGCCGCCGCTGAATTCTTTCCTGGCCCACAACCTCAACCGGGCCGGGCTGTCGATCACCAACTACGGCGTGATCGGCACGGACGGTGACAAGGGCGGCGGGTTTGTCTATCCTGACGGGACAAGCCAGTCCAGGGACCAGCTTTTCCAGGGCGCGCTGATGCTGGCCACCGGGCCGACCACTATCTCGGATGCCTCGTACAACGAAAACAGCATGGGCGCTAACAGCGTGAAGTTCAACCACGATTTCAGCGTGGTTCCGGGCGGCAACCTGGTCAAGGCGCAGCCCGGACAGTACGCCGACCAGGAGATAAGCGGGGTGTACAACGACAGCCTGGCCGCCGTTCCTCTGCGGATCGAGGTCTCCCAGTACAGCTACGCCTGGAGCGACGCCGCGGACAGGGATTACGTGATCGTGGAGTACAACCTCACCCAGACTAAAGGCAGCGGGGTGGACGGCCTGTACGTGGCCCAGCACATGGACTGGGACGTGGGCGGCAGCGGGGACAACGACCTGGCCGGGTTCGACCGCGCCGCGTCCCTGGCCTACATGTACGACAGCACTTCCGGCGCCTGGGTCGGCCACGCCCTTCTGACCCAGGCCGTGGCTGGCTACCGCGCCCTGAATTTCGCGCGGGACATCCAGGACGGGTTCAGCACGGCGGAAAAGTTCGCCTCCATGACCACGGGCGGCGAGCGGGACAGCCTGTCCGGACCCAAGGGTGACTGGAGCGAGCTGCTTTCGGCCGGGCCGCTGTTCCTCAAGCCGGGGCGTACTGTGCCCGTGGCCTGGGCCGTGATCGGGGGGGCGAGCCTGGAGGAGCTGCGCACGCGGGCCGCCGCGGCCAGAGTGCGCTACGCCCAGGTGGCGGCGCAGAAAGGGATCGACCTGGCCCCGCCGGTGATAAGCTCGCTCGTGCCACCGGACCCCACTGCCGGGCTCGAAACACATACCGTGCGGGCGAGGATCGAGGACGGCTCGGATATAGAGCAGGCGGTGGTGTTGTGGCGGGTGGCCGGCGGTGCGACATTCTTCAAGTCCTCCTTCGGACAGACTGACAGCGCCGGCCTGCGCGCGGCCGGCATACCGGGGATGGTCGCCGGGACAACTGTGGAATACTATCTTCGCGCGGTGGACGCCATGGGCAACCAGGGTTTTCTGCCCGCGGGAGCGCCGTCGCAGGTGTTCTCTTTCACCGTGTCCGACAGCCACCCGCCCGAGATTTCCCTGGCCTCGGCCAGCGCCGACACCACGGCCGGAGCCCAGCGCTACTGGCTGCAGGCCACGGTCAAGGACGACAACCTGGCCCGCGTGCTGGCGGTCTGCGCCGTGGGGGACTCGCTTTTCAACGACAGCCTCGCCCTGAAACGGCTCGGCCAGAGCGATACGTTCCGCGGCGAGCTGACCGGCCTGGAGCGGGGGACCACGGTGCGCTATTTCATCCTGGCGCAGGACCTGGGCGGCAATGTCTCGTTCGACCCGCCGCAGGCCCCCGCGCTCTACCTGTCGTTCCGGTTCACGCCGCCCTCGCCGGGGGATGGCGACCTGGACGGCAAGCTGAGCATTTTCGACCTGCTCACCCTTCTGCGGGTCCTGGGCCACAGCGACACACCCTCGCCGGAGCAGAAATACGCCCTCGACCTGGACCGCAACGGGCGGATCGACATTTTCGACCTGCTCGCCCTGCTGCACCTTCTGGCCGGCTCCGGCTGATCGATGCAGGCTGCAATTAATTCTGCGTTGCCCGGCCGCCTTGTCCAGTCTTGACAGACGTATCTCTTTCTATTTCAAACCCAATCGATAAAAAATGTTCTATTGAGCCAACTGGCTGTCCGCCTTGACATTCTGCAAGCCGGCTTTTATTTTTAACATTATTTTTACTTTTCCAGACTGGGGAAGAAACCAAAACAGGGGACGAAATCAATTTCAAAGACTATTTTCTCAAACGCGCAACAGGAGAGATAAAATGGCAAGCCAGTTGAGTGGAGCGGCGGTAATCGGCCAGAGCGGCGGACCGACAAATGTGATCAACCAGAGCCTGATCGGTGCTATCCTCGAAGCCAACAAGCATCCTGACCTGATCACCAACCTCTACGGTGCGCTCAACGGGGTGGACGGTATCCTGAAGGAGCGTTTCATCAACCTGCGCGCCGAGAGCCAGGAGAACCTGGAACTGGTGGCCCGCACTCCATCCAGCGCCCTGCGCAGCGTGCGCAAAAAGCCCACGGCCGAGGAATGCGAAAAGATTTTCCAGGTCTTCCAGAAGCACGGGGTGCGGTATTTCTTCTACATCGGCGGCAACGACAGCGCCGAGACCGCCTACATCATCAACGAGGCGGCCAAG
This genomic interval carries:
- a CDS encoding S8 family serine peptidase; translation: MNRFQRLCLLCLLAALVPAVSTARAQKIEDELEAVLQTAPPDSELTVLVRPSLAVDVLGLENQLRAGRASRAERHGRMLRALKQKSEASQATLLGHLSQTKRKAGPIREYQSFWITNLVVVHATPEGVRQLASRADVGQVLASRKVSLEEKKKEVSTTVQADASLAASSAVSLSAAKSFNWALTRLKVRELWKRGITGRGMLVGIIDSGVDGNHPALKNKWRGANGATSVESWYDPVTGSTFPIDDLGITHGTGVMGCILGQDGADTLGMAPDAQWIAAKAFDSNGSPTNERILSSFQWMADPDSDPATIDDVPDILNLSFADDDTHGCEQWMWEPIRNLTALGVTVFIATGNVGARVGSPGSNPEFFAIGPIDSLDQRPYYALIGPSLCDGKTIKPDVMAPGHQVLTTRGSVGGGGYTTMNGSSFASPLVAGLGALLRQYNPELTPGEVTAAIRNSADDDTHTAGPDNYYGYGIVNAPAALGKLTVPLKPSFAILALNVSAGGDSRIDPGEQASLWLTVINNGAAASSVSASLLSSSPDVSFTSATASFGAMTTGQSRDNQSQPFGLAFGVHIPRGVLRTFKLVLTAGAVRDTVSFALAVGGEPEPPLNSFLAHNLNRAGLSITNYGVIGTDGDKGGGFVYPDGTSQSRDQLFQGALMLATGPTTISDASYNENSMGANSVKFNHDFSVVPGGNLVKAQPGQYADQEISGVYNDSLAAVPLRIEVSQYSYAWSDAADRDYVIVEYNLTQTKGSGVDGLYVAQHMDWDVGGSGDNDLAGFDRAASLAYMYDSTSGAWVGHALLTQAVAGYRALNFARDIQDGFSTAEKFASMTTGGERDSLSGPKGDWSELLSAGPLFLKPGRTVPVAWAVIGGASLEELRTRAAAARVRYAQVAAQKGIDLAPPVISSLVPPDPTAGLETHTVRARIEDGSDIEQAVVLWRVAGGATFFKSSFGQTDSAGLRAAGIPGMVAGTTVEYYLRAVDAMGNQGFLPAGAPSQVFSFTVSDSHPPEISLASASADTTAGAQRYWLQATVKDDNLARVLAVCAVGDSLFNDSLALKRLGQSDTFRGELTGLERGTTVRYFILAQDLGGNVSFDPPQAPALYLSFRFTPPSPGDGDLDGKLSIFDLLTLLRVLGHSDTPSPEQKYALDLDRNGRIDIFDLLALLHLLAGSG